One Micromonospora craniellae genomic region harbors:
- a CDS encoding adenosylmethionine--8-amino-7-oxononanoate transaminase → MTPEEIIAADAAHVWHPYATLPPAVPPYVVAEAEGVRLRLADGRSLVDGMSSWWSAIHGYRHPVLDAAVADQLGRMSHVMFGGLTHEPAVQLARRLVEVAPEGLAHVFLADSGSVSVEVAVKMCLQYQRATGRSERRRLGTWRGGYHGDTFHPMSVCDPEGGMHHLWGDVLPRQVFAPVPPGGFASEPDPAYEAALVEAVERHAHELAAVIVEPVVQGAGGMRFHHPHYLRVLREVTRAHGVLLIFDEIATGFGRTGTMFAAEHAEVSPDVMCVGKALTGGYLTLAAALCTPEVARGIRTGGVLAHGPTFMGNPLACAVANASLGLLRAGDWAGEVARLQRGLRAGLEPLRGAPGVADVRVLGGIGVVQLDHEVDIAAATAAAVAQGVWLRPFRDLVYTMPPYVTSDADLALVTAGVAAAIRAG, encoded by the coding sequence ATGACGCCGGAGGAGATCATCGCCGCCGACGCGGCGCACGTCTGGCACCCGTACGCGACACTGCCGCCGGCGGTGCCGCCATACGTCGTGGCGGAGGCCGAGGGCGTACGGCTGCGGCTGGCCGACGGCCGAAGCCTGGTCGACGGGATGTCGTCCTGGTGGTCGGCGATCCACGGTTACCGGCATCCGGTGCTGGACGCGGCGGTGGCCGACCAGCTCGGCCGGATGAGCCACGTGATGTTCGGCGGGCTGACCCACGAGCCTGCCGTGCAGTTGGCCCGGCGCCTGGTCGAGGTGGCGCCGGAGGGGTTGGCGCACGTGTTCCTGGCCGACTCCGGCTCGGTCAGCGTCGAGGTCGCGGTGAAGATGTGCCTGCAGTACCAGCGGGCCACCGGACGGTCGGAGCGCCGCCGGCTGGGCACCTGGCGGGGCGGGTACCACGGCGACACGTTCCACCCGATGAGCGTCTGTGACCCCGAGGGCGGCATGCACCACCTCTGGGGCGACGTGCTGCCCCGGCAGGTGTTCGCTCCGGTGCCGCCCGGTGGCTTCGCGTCCGAGCCCGACCCGGCGTACGAGGCGGCGTTGGTGGAGGCGGTCGAGCGGCACGCCCACGAACTGGCGGCGGTGATCGTGGAGCCGGTGGTCCAGGGGGCCGGCGGGATGCGTTTCCACCACCCGCACTATCTGCGGGTGTTGCGCGAGGTGACCCGGGCGCACGGGGTGCTGCTGATCTTCGACGAGATCGCCACCGGATTCGGCCGGACCGGGACGATGTTCGCGGCCGAGCACGCCGAGGTCAGTCCGGACGTGATGTGCGTCGGCAAGGCGCTCACCGGCGGCTACCTGACGCTGGCCGCCGCGCTGTGCACGCCGGAGGTGGCGCGGGGCATCCGGACCGGTGGCGTCCTGGCGCACGGCCCGACGTTCATGGGCAATCCGCTCGCCTGCGCGGTCGCCAACGCCTCCCTGGGGCTGCTGCGGGCCGGGGACTGGGCCGGTGAGGTGGCGAGGCTCCAGCGGGGGCTGCGCGCCGGCCTGGAGCCGCTGCGCGGCGCGCCGGGTGTGGCGGACGTGCGGGTGCTCGGCGGGATCGGTGTGGTGCAGCTCGACCACGAGGTGGACATCGCCGCCGCCACGGCCGCTGCGGTG
- a CDS encoding quinone-dependent dihydroorotate dehydrogenase yields the protein MIFERTLRRGLFRIGGGDAEAAHEWTLRRLATLAGRPVALAALRARYAVAAPRTVFGVRFPNPVGLAAGMDKDGVALPAWPALGFGFVEVGTVTAYPQPGNPRPRLFRLPDSEAVINRMGFNNAGAEALAARLAALARPLGVPLGISLGKSKVTPLSEAVEDYQASYRALRGHGDYFAVNVSSPNTPGLRALQDRAHLDALLAALVGEKPVLVKIAPDLTDAAIAELLEVCLDRGAAGVIATNTTLGRTGLAPADQARSGEAGGLSGRPLADRARQVVSFVHAETGGRLPIIGVGGIVDPDDAARMFDAGASLVQLYTGFIYRGPALPRAVARAASAAPAPVTTGS from the coding sequence GTGATCTTCGAGCGGACGCTGCGGCGTGGACTGTTCCGCATCGGTGGCGGGGACGCCGAGGCGGCGCACGAGTGGACGCTGCGTCGGCTGGCAACCCTCGCCGGGCGGCCGGTCGCGTTGGCGGCCCTGCGGGCCCGGTACGCGGTGGCCGCACCCCGCACGGTCTTCGGGGTGCGGTTCCCCAACCCGGTCGGCCTGGCCGCCGGGATGGACAAGGACGGCGTCGCCCTGCCGGCGTGGCCGGCGCTCGGCTTCGGCTTCGTCGAGGTCGGCACGGTCACCGCGTACCCGCAGCCGGGCAACCCCCGGCCGAGGCTGTTCCGGCTACCGGACAGCGAAGCCGTGATCAACCGGATGGGCTTCAACAACGCCGGGGCCGAGGCGTTGGCCGCCCGGCTCGCGGCGTTGGCCCGTCCGCTCGGCGTACCGTTGGGCATCTCGCTGGGCAAGTCGAAGGTGACGCCGCTCTCCGAGGCGGTGGAGGACTACCAGGCGTCGTACCGCGCGCTGCGCGGGCACGGCGACTACTTCGCGGTCAACGTCTCCTCGCCGAACACCCCGGGGTTGCGCGCGTTGCAGGACCGCGCCCACCTGGACGCGCTGCTGGCCGCGCTGGTCGGGGAGAAGCCGGTGCTGGTGAAGATCGCCCCGGACCTGACCGACGCGGCCATCGCCGAGTTGCTGGAGGTCTGTCTGGATCGGGGCGCGGCCGGGGTGATCGCGACGAACACCACCCTGGGCCGTACCGGGCTCGCTCCGGCCGACCAGGCCCGATCCGGCGAGGCCGGGGGACTTTCCGGCCGCCCGCTGGCCGACCGGGCCCGGCAGGTGGTGTCCTTCGTGCACGCCGAGACCGGGGGCCGACTGCCGATCATCGGGGTGGGCGGCATCGTCGACCCCGACGACGCCGCCCGGATGTTCGACGCGGGCGCCAGCCTGGTGCAGCTCTACACCGGTTTCATCTACCGGGGCCCGGCCCTGCCCCGTGCGGTCGCCCGCGCGGCGTCGGCCGCCCCGGCTCCGGTCACGACCGGGTCGTGA